One segment of Coffea arabica cultivar ET-39 chromosome 7c, Coffea Arabica ET-39 HiFi, whole genome shotgun sequence DNA contains the following:
- the LOC113698227 gene encoding uncharacterized protein — MMEGADFSTRDRARPKDDFSDLVCSWSLDDIFDDNLYKHQVEMIPESFQSLGHYFSSYIFPLLEETRAQLASVMEIIHRAPFAEVVTIDEGKPYGSLLFDVKVDCWRNRLIERGRELYKTLPGDILVISNSKPETTSDLQRMKWSWTFASVTGIEGDEIDDDRSSTKFKVKASKDINSGEQKSLYVVFLINITTNKRIWNALHMLKNRNFIEKVLSISAMVEENCDICSINHDSKICENLGSGLLSQLNESQTEAIMASLHRMKCEHKSYVELIWGPPGTGKTRTISVLLFALLRMNYRTLSCAPTNVAVTEVAYRVIKLAKESFDAESAKGDVLCPLGDILLFGNKDRLKVCSDIEEIYFNYRVKRLVECLSPLTGWRHCMLSMIDFLESCVSHYRIYVENELSKMKEQRNEDEVLETKLQSLLEFARARFEVLLAPLRRCVITFCTHVPRSFILDQNFQNMVNLICLLENMEELLFQDDVNSDQLEELYSSDITKDDCSKECTHTSGLMCIRSQCCSVLKALLSSLGKLGLPLVVNDNSIKDFCFKMASLIFCTASSSYRLHLTDIEPFNVLVIDEASQLKECESLIPLQLPDLRHTILVGDECQLPATVISKVSDEAGFGRSLFERLSFLGHSKYLLNMQYRMHPSISVFPNSKFYQNKILDAPNVRTKSYEKYYLPERMFGPYSFINVLGGKEEQDEDGHSLRNMVEAAVVVNIVQRLFRAWKCSNAFLSIGVISPYAAQVAVLQDKLCRKYEKLEKFVVKVKSVDGFQGGEEDIVIISTVRSNFGGSIGFLCSPLRSNVALTRARHSLWILGNSRTLTNSNSIWSELICDAQERGCFFTADEDSDISKTILDVKKELDQLEDLLNGDSLLFNRQRWKVMFSDSFRKSFGKLKSTYMKKSVINLLLKLAGGWRPKKKKVDSVGESYSQIVKQFKVEGMFVVCSVDITKESNYIQVLKVWDILSLEEISKLLQRLDGIFNMYTDDFISRCKEKCLEGKLEVPKSWPTSSSITRYKNLNDSSIDSDSRDSTLDQRCYVENSRVSESLLLMKFYSLSTGVVNHLLSGRDGGELDLPFEVTDEELEIIQFCRSTFILGRSGTGKTTVLTMKLFQKEQIYHLASQGCAAAKYSTSSSVPMRTKVDHLTEETGRACLHQLFVTVSPRLCYAVKHHVSQLKSFAYGGNFSSDTSLLEMEDVDGAEHFKGIPDSFVGIPAAKYPLVITFHKFLMMLDGTMPDSYFDRFPEIREYSNDTNRNLRSVALKNFLRIKEVNYDRFCFFYWPHFNSQLTKNLDPSRAFTEIISHIKGGLLAGEASDGKLSRQEYVSMSESRASTLSAQKREMIYDIFQDYEKMKVERREFDLSDFVINLHVRLKNRSLGGDKMDFVYVDEVQDLTMRQISLFKYICTNIDEGFVFSGDTAQTIARGIDFRFEDIRSLFYNEFVMESMHERNPERKEKGHLSEIFNLYQNFRTHAGVLRLAQSVIDLLCHFFAQSVDILKPETSLIYGEAPVLLEPGSEENAIVTIFGNNASTGGKIVGFGAEQVILVRDDSAREEVSNHVGNHALVLTIVECKGLEFQDVLLYNFFGSSPLRNQWRVVYEFMNTKDLLDSCLPRSFPSFNHARHSILCSELKQLYVAITRTRQRLWICENKEEFSKPMFDFWKKLCLVQAKKVDDSFAQAMQMASSPAEWRSRGIKLYWEKKYQVASMCFEKAGDTNWEKRAKAAGLRETADQLRISNPKEACTILREAAEIFDSIGLADSAAECFCDLGDYERAGRIFLNKCGESELRKAGDCFTKAKCYELAATVYARGNYFSECLSVCTEGKLFDLGLQYIEHWKYSSSCHNGRTTIGEEIGRVEQDFLESCALTYYKLKDNKSMMKYVRAFPSMDLRRSFLKSVDCFDELLLLEEEAGNFQEAADIAKLKGDLLLEADLLGKAGVIKEASSLILSFVLSNSLWAAGGGGWPLKPFAEKEVLLKRAMSFAKKESDQFYELVCTEVQVLAHEHINLYELHQCLSYSQQFKSPSIEMLSIRRILDCHFHSKTLQYGWEDVLPIDVKKHSENRISLNQLSIGTLMYFWNLWKENILNIFQYLECMENQNFSKYMGLGEFCLNYFGVRRQFKNLNATYMVLNPGAEWMKKIGDNSMSRGKNLISIDVRQFATAARSYWRAELISVSQKVLEILEELYELSVAKSLSLFCQSICLVHIYQVSKFLIQSFKCPDSLTRKLKSFLRLSNKYFEYVFPLDSNKSMEENLVLLRKTELSRTLLDNIIVENISMRGDLTYGQIGRVVMICLGCGKPSGELYKKIAERFENFFSWKAFIEILRENKFSGSLAESSSEDSGMCTQIDKVQRHLSNDPVHGSLDSGIPQDPASKIPVQDPMKFSLTENFHHALKDTYLVNWRRANDYVSPNCFLYLVERLLILVCHSKDFFFTTKSAFLEVLMHLQADTYPSASAVSDMESSPENVYDFVVMMVESFLCNTQETAEWIVKSNIDFNQYYSLLMLRLVVLMCLVCLNSGKYFDVLFRLLGQSHINLQLPRQFTEALRRGRKHNFVNLLNATAGAFRRIGNPVVIVILKGNIHKFVCPDAILVDIGTTPHKDNIMGILFPRTNSCREQSSFVGANTPNFCKGLCDENCLPAPDLNMSSRNGNAINLEMNWDLFQEIFDVVLSTEKKKNCNSTSGSSEFVNMKVDLQESINTLAAGLNAQNSHLSENDIIFGEARSMLWELKELSSLFHASDFLSAKNMARMGILLKRLQSRRPKLETFLNQLIVPFKAGTQQGSVAQVAEAVDRNEAILGNQNDFPSTVVASGSQGNGQCKQNERNQGKAKNRNKNRKSGGRRK; from the exons ATGATGGAAGGAGCGGATTTTTCAACAAGGGACAGAGCCAGACCCAAAGATGACTTCAGTGATTTGGTTTGCTCATGGTCTCTGGATGACATTTTTGATGACAATCTCTACAAACATCAG GTTGAGATGATTCCTGAATCATTCCAATCACTGGGCCATTATTTCAGTTCTTACATATTTCCTTTATTGGAAGAAACACGAGCACAACTTGCCTCAGTCATGGAAATTATACATCGGGCACCTTTTGCTGAAGTAGTAACTATTGATGAAGGGAAGCCCTATGGATCATTATTGTTTGATGTTAAAGTTGATTGTTGGAGAAATAGGCTAATTGAACGTGGCAGGGAGCTTTACAAAACGTTGCCTGGTGATATTCTTGTTATCTCTAATTCAAAGCCTGAAACCACTTCTGACCTCCAACGGATGAAATGGTCATGGACTTTTGCATCGGTAACTGGCATCGAAggggatgaaattgatgatgatAGATCATCAACTAAATttaaggtcaaggcatcaaaagaTATCAATAGTGGGGAACAGAAGTCACTTTATGTAGTTTTCTTGATCAATATAACCACAAACAAAAGGATATGGAATGCCCTACACATGCTTAAGAATCGAAACTTTATTGAGAAAGTTCTCTCCATTAGTGCCATG GTTGAGGAGAATTGTGATATCTGTTCCATCAATCACGATTCCAAAATATGTGAAAATCTTGGATCAGGTCTATTATCACAGCTGAATGAATCTCAAACTGAAGCAATCATGGCTTCTCTGCATAGGATGAAATGTGAACACAAGTCTTATGTTGAACTCATTTGGGGTCCACCTGGAACAGGGAAAACAAGGACCATAAGTGTTTTGCTCTTTGCCCTCTTAAGAATGAATTATCGGACTCTGTCTTGTGCCCCTACTAATGTAGCAGTAACAGAAGTGGCATATCGAGTAATAAAGCTGGCGAAAGAGTCATTTGATGCTGAATCTGCAAAAGGTGATGTACTCTGCCCATTGGGTGatattttgttatttggaaATAAGGATCGCCTTAAAGTTTGCTCAGATATTGAGGAGATCTATTTCAACTATCGTGTGAAGAGACTTGTCGAGTGCTTATCGCCTCTGACTGGTTGGAGACATTGTATGCTTTCTAtgattgattttcttgaaagttGTGTTTCGCACTACCGTATCTATGTTGAAAATGAGTTATCCAAGATGAAAGAACAGAGGAATGAAGATGAAGTTTTGGAAACCAAGCTGCAATCACTTTTAGAGTTTGCTAGAGCACGGTTTGAAGTTCTTCTGGCACCCTTGAGAAGATGTGTGATTACATTCTGTACTCATGTACCAAGAAGTTTTATTCTtgatcaaaatttccaaaacatGGTTAATCTGATTTGCCTTCTTGAAAATATGGAGGAGTTGCTGTTTCAAGATGATGTGAATTCTGATCAACTAGAGGAGCTTTATTCTTCTGATATAACGAAGGATGACTGTTCCAAAGAATGCACACATACATCAGGCCTGATGTGTATTAGAAGCCAGTGCTGTTCTGTCTTAAAAGCTCTTCTGTCATCGCTTGGAAAACTGGGCCTTCCCCTTGTGGTGAATGATAATTCAATAAAGGATTTCTGTTTCAAAATGGCTTCCTTGATATTTTGCACTGCTTCTAGTTCATATCGGTTGCACTTGACAGATATAGAGCCTTTCAACGTGTTGGTCATTGATGAGGCATCCCAGTTAAAGGAGTGTGAATCACTAATACCACTTCAACTTCCAGATCTGAGGCACACTATTCTTGTTGGTGATGAGTGTCAGTTGCCAGCCACAGTTATAAGCAAG GTTTCTGATGAAGCTGGTTTTggaagaagcttatttgaaaGACTGAGTTTTCTGGGTCATTCTAAGTACCTGCTTAATATGCAGTATAGAATGCATCCATCTATTAGTGTGTTcccaaattcaaaattctatCAGAATAAGATCTTGGATGCACCTAATGTCAGGACTAAAAGTTACGAAAAATACTATCTTCCGGAGAGAATGTTTGGTCCCTATTCATTCATAAATGTGCTTGGTGGGAAAGAAGAACAGGATGAGGATGGACATAGCTTAAGAAATATGGTTGAGGCAGCAGTGGTGGTAAATATAGTGCAGAGGTTATTTAGAG CCTGGAAGTGTTCCAATGCCTTCCTTAGCATCGGGGTGATATCACCCTATGCTGCTCAAGTTGCAGTGCTTCAAGACAAACTTTGTCGGAAGTATGAAAAACTCGAGAAGTTTGTAGTGAAGGTGAAGTCTGTAGATGGATTTCAGGGTGGAGAGGAGGATATTGTTATAATATCAACTGTAAGATCCAATTTTGGTGGGTCCATTGGTTTCCTGTGTAGTCCTCTGAGAAGCAACGTTGCATTGACTAGAGCTCG GCACTCTCTTTGGATCTTGGGAAATTCAAGAACGCTGACAAATAGCAATTCTATTTGGAGCGAACTAATTTGTGATGCTCAGGAGCGTGGATGTTTCTTTACTGCTGACGAAGACAGTGATATTTCGAAAACTATTCTGGATGTGAAGAAAGAGCTTGATCAACTAGAGGATTTGCTCAATGGGGACAGCTTACTTTTCAACCGGCAGAGATGGAAG GTAATGTTCAGTGATAGCTTTCGGAAATCATTTGGTAAACTGAAGTCCACTTACATGAAGAAGTCAGTTATAAACCTGTTACTTAAGCTTGCTGGTGGATGGCGACCCAAGAAAAAGAAGGTGGACTCAGTTGGCGAAAGTTATTCACAGATAGTGAAACAGTTTAAGGTTGAAGGGATGTTTGTTGTCTGCTCAGTTGACATCACTAAGGAATCCAACTACATACAAGTTTTAAAAGTTTGGGATATACTGTCTCTGGAGGAGATATCCAAGTTACTACAACGTCTTGATGGCATTTTTAACATGTATACCGATGATTTCATCAGTCGGTGCAAAGAAAAATGTCTGGAGGG GAAATTAGAAGTTCCAAAAAGTTGGCCTACCTCTTCCAGTATTACCCGATACAAGAATCTAAACGACAGTAGCATTGATAGTGATTCAAGAGATAGTACATTGGATCAAAGATGTTATGTGGAAAATTCCAGAGTCAGTGAAAGCTTGTTGTTGATGAAGTTTTACTCCTTATCAACAGGGGTTGTGAATCATTTGCTTTCGGGACGAGATGGTGGAGAGCTGGATCTGCCATTTGAAGTTACAGATGAGGAGTTGGAAATAATTCAATTCTGCAGAAGCACCTTCATACTTGGTCGCTCAGGTACAGGGAAAACTACTGTCTTGACCATGAAGTTATTCCAAAAGGAACAAATCTACCATTTAGCTTCACAAGGATGTGCAGCAGCCAAGTACAGTACATCATCCAGTGTTCCAATGAGAACCAAGGTTGATCACCTGACAGAAGAAACAGGGAGAGCTTGTTTACACCAACTTTTTGTAACAGTCAGCCCAAGACTATGTTATGCTGTCAAGCATCATGTTTCCCAGCTGAAAAG CTTCGCCTATGGTGGAAATTTCTCATCAGATACGAGTTTGCTTGAGATGGAAGATGTGGATGGAGCAGAGCATTTTAAAGGCATACCGGATTCATTTGTTGGCATTCCTGCAGCAAAGTACCCTCTTGTGATTACGTTTCACAAGTTCTTAATGATGCTTGATGGAACAATGCCTGATTCATATTTTGACAGATTTCCTGAGATAAGGGAATATTCGAATGATACTAATCGAAATTTAAGATCTGTTGctctaaaaaattttttacgCATCAAGGAGGTGAACTATGAcagattttgtttcttttactGGCCACATTTCAACTCACAGCTGACAAAGAATCTTGACCCTTCCAGAGCATTTACTGAGATAATTTCTCATATAAAAGGAGGCTTGCTAGCGGGGGAAGCTTCTGATGGTAAATTGAGCCGGCAGGAATATGTTTCAATGTCTGAAAGTAGGGCATCAACTTTGAGTGCTCAGAAGAGAGAGATGATCTATGATATTTTCCAGGATTATGAGAAGATGAAAGTGGAGCGTCGTGAATTTGATTTGTCCGACTTTGTAATCAACCTTCATGTTAGACTAAAGAATAGAAGTCTGGGAGGAGATAAAATGGATTTTGTTTATGTTGATGAGGTTCAAGATCTTACCATGAGACAGATTTCTcttttcaaatatatttgcACAAACATTGATGAAGGTTTTGTGTTTTCTGGTGATACAGCACAGACTATTGCAAGGGGTATTGATTTTAGGTTTGAAGACATACGATCTCTGTTCTATAATGAATTTGTCATGGAATCAATGCATGAAAGGAATCCTgaaaggaaagagaaaggaCATTTATcagaaattttcaatttgtaccAGAACTTCCGTACTCATGCTGGTGTTCTTAGATTAGCACAGAGTGTCATTGATCTTCTTTGCCATTTTTTCGCTCAATCTGTTGACATTTTGAAGCCCGAGACTAGTCTTATATATGGTGAAGCTCCCGTTCTACTTGAACCTGGCAGTGAGGAGAATGCTATTGTAACTATTTTTGGAAACAATGCAAGTACTGGTGGTAAAATAGTAGGCTTTGGTGCTGAACAGGTCATACTTGTGCGTGATGATTCTGCACGGGAAGAAGTTTCTAATCATGTTGGAAATCATGCTCTTGTGCTTACCATAGTGGAATGCAAGGGCCTTGAGTTTCAG GATGTACTGTTGTATAACTTTTTTGGTTCATCACCTCTGAGAAATCAATGGAGAGTTGTCTATGAATTCATGAATACTAAAGATTTGCTTGATTCTTGTTTGCCAAGGAGTTTTCCTAGTTTCAATCATGCTAGACATAGCATCTTGTGTTCTGAATTGAAACAATTGTATGTTGCCATTACTAGAACAAGGCAGAGGTTGTGGATTTGTGAAAACAAAGAGGAGTTTTCCAAGCCCATGTTTGACTTCTGGAAAAAGTTGTGCCTTGTACAAGCAAAGAAGGTGGATGATTCGTTTGCGCAAGCAATGCAAATGGCAAGCAGTCCTGCTGAGTGGAGATCAAGGGGTATAAAG CTCTATTGGGAGAAAAAGTATCAGGTGGCATCCATGTGCTTTGAAAAAGCAGGAGACACAAATTGGGAGAAAAGGGCCAAGGCAGCTGGCCTGAGGGAAACTGCAGACCAATTGCGCATTTCGAATCCCAAAGAGGCTTGCACAATCCTTCGAGAAGCTGCTGAAATATTCGACTCCATTGGTTTGGCAGATTCTGCCGCAGAATGCTTCTGTGATTTGGGGGACTATGAGAGAGCGG GAAGAATTTTTTTGAACAAATGCGGGGAATCTGAGCTAAGAAAAGCAGGTGACTGTTTTACTAAGGCCAAGTGTTATGAACTTGCGGCAACGGTATATGCCAGGGGAAACTATTTCTCAGAGTGTTTGTCTGTGTGCACCGAAGGAAAACTATTTGACCTCGGCTTGCAGTATATTGAGCACTGGAAATACAGTTCTTCATGTCATAATGGCAGGACTACAATAGGTGAAGAAATTGGCAGAGTTGAGCAAGACTTTCTGGAGAGTTGTGCTTTGACTTATTATAAACTCAAGGACAATAAATCCATGATGAAATATGTTAGAGCTTTCCCTTCTATGGATCTCAGACGCAGCTTCCTGAAATCTGTAGACTGTTTTGATGAGCTTCTGTTGTTGGAAGAAGAAGCAGGAAACTTCCAGGAGGCTGCAGATATCGCTAAGTTGAAAGGAGATCTTCTACTTGAGGCAGATCTGCTGGGAAAGGCAGGTGTTATCAAGGAAGCATCCTCCCTCATCCTTTCTTTTGTGCTTTCCAACTCTCTATGGGCTGCTGGAGGTGGAGGTTGGCCCTTGAAGCCATTTGCAGAAAAAGAAGTACTTCTGAAGAGAGCCATGTCATTTGCTAAGAAAGAATCAGATCAGTTCTATGAACTTGTTTGCACTGAGGTTCAAGTTTTGGCCCATGAGCATATTAACTTGTATGAGTTGCACCAGTGTCTGAGTTACTCACAGCAATTTAAAAGTCCTAGCATTGAGATGTTATCAATCCGAAGGATTCTGGATTGTCATTTCCATTCTAAAACCTTGCAGTATGGATGGGAAGATGTATTACCTATTGATGTGAAAAAGCATTCTGAAAACAGGATTTCACTCAATCAGTTGTCCATTGGTACGCTCATGTATTTTTGGAATCTGTGGAAAGAGAACATCTTGAATATCTTTCAATATCTTGAATGTATGGAGAATCAAAATTTCAGTAAATACATGGGCTTAGGTGAGTTTTGTTTGAACTATTTCGGCGTGAGGAGGCAGTTTAAGAATTTGAATGCAACATATATGGTGCTGAACCCAGGTGCTGAATGGATGAAAAAGATTGGTGATAATTCCATGAGCCGTGGCAAGAATTTGATCTCTATTGATGTTCGACAATTTGCAACTGCTGCTAGGAGTTACTGGCGTGCAGAACTAATTTCTGTTAGTCAGAAAGTGCTGGAAATTCTCGAAGAACTTTATGAATTGTCCGTAGCAAAGTCCTTGTCTCTATTTTGTCAAAGCATATGCCTTGTTCATATCTATCAGGTGTCAAAATTTTTGATTCAGTCATTCAAGTGTCCTGATAGCCTTACAAGGAAGCTGAAGAGTTTTCTGCGGCTATCAAACAAATACTTTGAATATGTGTTCCCATTAGACTCTAATAAATCAATGGAGGAAAACTTGGTCTTGCTAAGGAAAACTGAGCTCTCCCGGACTCTACTTGACAACATAATTGTGGAGAATATCAGCATGAGGGGTGATCTTACATATGGCCAAATTGGAAGGGTGGTGATGATTTGTCTTGGATGTGGAAAACCATCAGGTGAACTGtacaagaaaattgcagaaagatttgaaaattttttttcctggaAAGCATTCATTGAGATTCTTAGAGAGAACAAGTTTTCCGGATCTTTGGCTGAATCCTCTTCAGAAGATTCTGGGATGTGTACACAAATAGATAAAGTTCAAAGGCATTTATCGAATGATCCTGTCCATGGTAGCTTGGATTCAGGAATCCCACAGGATCCTGCATCAAAAATTCCAGTTCAAGATCCAATGAAGTTTTCACTGACTGAAAACTTCCATCATGCTTTGAAAGATACTTATCTTGTCAATTGGAGGAGGGCTAATGACTATGTATCACCTAATTGTTTCTTATACCTTGTTGAACGCCTTCTTATTTTGGTATGTCATTCTAAGGATTTCTTTTTCACGACAAAGAGCGCCTTCCTGGAAGTGCTCATGCATCTCCAAGCAGACACGTATCCAAGTGCCAGTGCAGTATCTGACATGGAGTCATCTCCAGAAAATGTATATGATTTTGTTGTTATGATGGTTGAAAGCTTCCTCTGCAATACTCAGGAGACAGCGGAATGGATTGTTAAATCCAATATCGATTTTAATCAGTACTATTCCTTGCTGATGTTAAGACTGGTGGTCCTTATGTGCTTGGTGTGCTTGAACTCTGGAAAATATTTTGATGTTCTCTTTCGTCTGCTGGGTCAGTCTCATATTAATTTGCAGCTCCCAAGACAATTTACTGAAGCACTTAGGCGAGGAAGAAAGCATAATTTTGTCAACCTTCTAAATGCAACTGCTGGAGCTTTCAGAAGGATTGGGAACCCTGTTGTGATTGTGATTTTAAAAGGAAACATCCATAAATTTGTCTGTCCAGATGCTATTCTTGTTGACATTGGAACAACACCTCATAAGGACAACATCATGGGAATACTCTTCCCAAGAACCAATAGTTGCCGAGAACAGAGTAGTTTTGTTGGAGCAAATACACCTAATTTTTGCAAAGGACTGTGTGATGAGAATTGCTTGCCAGCTCCAGATCTGAACATGAGCTCCAGAAATGGAAATGCGATTAACCTGGAGATGAACTGGGacctttttcaagaaatatttgaTGTAGTATTATcaacagagaaaaaaaaaaattgcaattcaaCAAGTGGTTCTTCTGAGTTTGTCAACATGAAG GTGGACCTGCAGGAAAGCATAAACACCTTAGCTGCTGGACTGAATGCTCAGAATTCTCATCTTAGTGAAAATGACATTATTTTTGGTGAAGCACGCAGCATGCTTTGGGAACTCAAGGAACTCTCGTCTCTCTTTCATGCAAG